In the Corynebacterium jeikeium genome, TATCCGTTGTGAACATTCCGCCCAACATGCCCATGAGCGTAGTGCCCTGGTGTGGGGCGCCGAGTGTGATGAGGTGGTGGACATAATCCTCACCGCCGAGCTCGTTGATCCAATAGCGTGCCAGCAGCCCGCCCTGGGAATGCCCTACGATATCCACGGCCTCCGCACCAGTGGCGGCCAGCACTTGTTCGATGTAGGCGCCGATGTCCTGGGCGGAGGTCGGAATGTCCTGCGTGCCATGGACGCCATAGTCTGGACTGAACACCACAAAGTCATCGTCCCGCAGGCGCAGAACCAAGTTCTGCCACACATTTTTTGAGCTGATCGTCCCGTGAATCAGAATCACCGGGTATGGGCGGTCGATGGTGGGGCGCGCCTGCCAGAGATCATCGGCGTAGCCGGGGGAAACCTGGCGGGCGCCCAGCGGCGGGTCGGGGATGGCGCCGCGCAGCTGTGGTAGCTGTGGGCGGGCCATACGTCCCGGGATGTCCCAGAGGAAGCGCCCGGTGCTCGAAATGCCGCTGGCCATGCCGCTGCCGAGACGGCTTAGCCAGCTGCGGACGTCGGAGTCAGTGCCGATAACGTCGCCCGCGTTGGCGGGGTCGTATCCGTCGAGGCTTTCGGGGCTCTTGAGGTTCTCCGCCACGGCTGTACTTGCCGGGAGGTCGACCTCGGATAGTTCCTCTAGGTCGAGTTCTGGGTCAACCGCGTCGTTGTCGTTGGCCTTGTCTTTAGCTTTGTCGTTTTCCACTGGTTATCCACCGCAATGGCAATGTCGGCAAGGTCGGCAGGGCCGGCAGGGTCGGCAATGCAAATGTAACGAGAGAGAAAGAAAAAAGGGAAGAAAGGGACTGACTTCTAAACCTTCAGGCCTTTAAACGGAAGGGATCTTCGCCTTGTCTACACCCTGAGCTTGCAGCGCTTGGCGAATCTTGGCGGCCGCCTCATCCATCTTCTCCGGATCCGTCTCGTCCATACGCATCACGTTCTGCAGGCTGTAGCCGGACATGTCGGAAGCCGGGAAAATATGGATGTGGGCGTGTGGCACCTCAAATCCAGCGATCAGATAACCGGCGCGGGGGGCGTCAAAAACCTCGACAATGGCCTTGCCCACCAGCTGCGCGACCTCGTTACAGTGAGTCCACGTCGCCGCATCCAAATCAGTCCAGCGATCGACCTCTTCGATAGGTACGACCAGCGTGTGGCCGTATGCCGCGGGTTCGATGGTCAGGAAGGCTGCCGCGGTTTCGTCGCGGTAGACGATGCGACCGGGGATCTCGCCGTTCAGGATTTTCGTGAATACCGTAGCCATGCTGCCGATGTTAGCGCGTTGAGCGTATCTGGTGGTGGGGGTTAGCTTCGCTAGACTGGGAGCCATGCGCATTCTTGTTATCGGCAGCGGTGCCCGCGAGCACGCACTGGCTTATTCTCTGTCCCTGGATCCCTCCGTCGAACAGGTCCACGTTAGCCCGGGTAACGCCGGCATGACGGCCGTGGCCACCCTGCACCCGGACGGCGATCCGGTGGCTCTGGCCCGCGAGATCGAAGCAGACCTGGTTGTAATCGGCCCTGAGATCCCGCTGGTCGCCGGAGTGGCCGACGAGCTGCGCGCGGCGGGCTTTGCCGTATTCGGTCCGTCGGCCGCCGCCGCACAGATCGAAGGTTCGAAGGCCTTTGCGAAGGACATTATGGCCAAGGCGCAGGTCCGTACCGCCGATGCCGTTTCTGTTCCTGTCGGGTCTAGCGATTCTTTTATTGACGCTACCCTAGACAAATTCGGCCCAACTTACGTTGTCAAGGACGATGGCCTGGCTGGCGGCAAGGGTGTCGTGGTTACGGCCGATCGCGCGGAGGCTCTGGAGCACATCCACGCCGTTCACGCCGGCGGCAACCCAGTGCTGCTGGAAAGCTTCCTGGATGGCCCTGAGGTTTCCCTGTTCTGCCTGGTGGATGGCGAGACCGTGGTGCCGCTGCTACCCGCACAGGATTTCAAGCGAGTGGGGGATAATGACGAAGGCCCGAACACCGGCGGCATGGGCGCCTACACCCCGCTGCCGTGGCTGCCGGAAGATGGCGTGCAGCGCATCGTGACCGAGGTTGTAGAGCCGGTGGCCAAGCAGATGGTCGCCGAGGGTGTGCCCTTCAACGGCCTGCTGTACGCAGGCCTGGCGTGGGGCAGCGAAGGTCCGGCCGTAGTGGAGTTCAACTGCCGTTTCGGTGATCCGGAGACCCAGCCCGTGCTGCGCCTGCTGAAGACCCCGCTGGGGGGAGTGCTGAATGCTGTGGCGACCGGCACCTTGGACCAGCTGCCGCCGTTGGAGTGGGAGGACGGCTACGCACTGACGGTCGTGCTGGCCGCCGAGAACTACCCGGCCAGCCCGGTCACCGGCAAGCCGATCACCGGTGCGGAGCCGGGCAACGAGTCTCGCGGCATTCTGGCCGCAGGGGTGGCAGAGCAGGACGGCCAGCTGGTGAGCGCCGGTGGCCGGGTGCTGAATGTCATCGGCACTGGCGCCACCCTGGCGGAGGCACGCAAGCAGGCCTATGAGACCCTGCAGGGCATCCAGCTGGAAGGTTCGCACTACCGCTCCGACATCGCTCTTCCCGCAGTTGAGGGGCGCATTTCCATCTAGCGCCCGAACGCTGTTTTGGCAGCATTTGGGTGTAAAGATTGCATAAGGGTTTCGCGCCTGGGGCAATAGGTTTAATGTAACCATTTGTGATTGCACAACCAGGCGAACGTCGCCAGCGGAGCTGGCAAGGTTTCAGCCCCGCGCAGCTGGTCTCTGTGAGTTTCCTGCTGCTTATCCTCGCAGGCACAGCGCTATTGCTGTTGCCCGTATCCCGCAGTGGGCCGGAGAGCCCGGAGTTCACCACCGCCCTGTTCACCGCCACCTCGGCCACCTGCCTGACCGGCCTCACCGTCGTGGATACCGCGACCTACTGGTCCCATTTCGGGCAGGTCATAATCATGCTGCTGATTCAGGTCGGTGGCCTCGGCATCATGACGCTCGCCACGGTGGTGAGTTACGTTTTGGCCGGACAGATGGGCGTCAAAGGCCGCCTGCGCGCCGCCGCGGAACAACGCGGAAGGGACCTGGGCGAAATCCGCACCGTCATCCTCGGCACCATCGGCTTTTCCCTGGGAATCGAACTGGTGATAGCTGTTGTGCTGACCCTGCGCTTCGCTTTCGGCTACGGCTATAGCTTCTTTCCCGCGGTATGGGAGGGTGTCTTTCACGCGATCTCCGCGTTCAACAACGCAGGCTTCGGCCTGCGCTCCGACAACCTAGTTCCCTACGTCAACGACGCTGGCATTATCCTGCCCATCGCCGCAGGCATCGTCATCGGTGGTCTGGGCTTCCCCGTGCTGCTGGAACTGCGGGCGCGGCGGCGCTCGAAGGTGAAGCGTCCACCGTCGCTGACCTTGATCTTCACTCTCGCTGGTACCGCGATTCTGCTGGTAGTAGGTACTGTCGGCTTCGCCTTGATGGAGTGGACCGGCGCCCTGCGTGGCCTCACGCCGCTTTCGGCGCTGCAGGCGGCGTTCTTCCACTCCGTCTCCTCTCGTACGGCCGGCTTTAACTCGGTGGACCTGACGGAACTGCACCCGTCCTCGCTGATGCTGACGGACTTCCTGATGTTTATCGGCGGCGGTTCGGGCGGCACTGCGGGTGGCGTAAAGGTGACGACCGCCGCAGTGTTGGTGGCGGTGTTGATCGCCGAGGTACGGGGCGACGAGCAGCTCCTGGTCGCCGGGCGGCGCATTCCGGGGCGCATCGTCCGCCAGGCGATGGCGGTGTTCATGATGGCCTTCCTGCTGGTCGGCGGATCAATTATGGCGCTGCAGCTTTTGTTGCCGCAGTACGATTCCCAGCAGATCACCTTCGAAACCGTTTCCGCTTTCGCCACCGTGGGATTGACCACGGGCATTACCCCTGAGCTGCCGGACTTTGCCCGCATATGGCTGGTCGTACTTATGTACCTTGGCCGCATTGGCCCCATCACCGTGGTGGCAGCCCTGGCCGCTCGTACTAATCAGCGCCTATATTCCTACCCAGTAGAAAGGCCGTTCATTGGCTAAATTCTTATCTCGCCCGACCAACCCTCCCGTCGTCATCATCGGTCTGGGCCGCTTCGGCATGGCCCTTGGTGAAGAACTCGTGCAGTCCGGTGTGGAGGTGTTGGGTATCGACGTGGACGAAGCGGTAGTGACAAAGGCCGCTCCACTGTTGACGCACGCGGTCATCGCCGAGACCACCGACCAGGATGCGTTGCGCCAGCTCGGGGTGCAGGACGCCCACCGCGTTGTAATCGGCATCGGTTCAGACATGGGGGCGTCACTACTTACAGCTTCCGCCGTGATGGACCTCGGGGTGCCTAACGTCTGGGCGAAGGCAGACAACCAGCAACATGCGAAGATCCTGACGCAGATCGGTGTGCACCACGTGGTGAGGCCCGAAAGAGATACCGGGCGGCGTGTGGCACACCTCATCGCAGGCCACGTGCAGGAATACATTGAGTTCGACCGCGATTTTGCGATGGCTAAGCTGGCACCCCCGCTACACATGCACGGCCGCAAGGTGGAGGAGACTCCGCAGGGGATCGCCATCGTCGCTGTGCGTTCGGCAGATGGGCATTTTTCTACGCCGCCTGCGGGATATGTGATCCGCTCCGGTGACTTGGTGATTGCCGCGGGGCGCATTAAGGACCTGGATAAGTTCGCAGATTCCTAAAAGTCAGCGGGACGCATAAACTCAGGGACGTGCCTGCTAAGAAAAATATTTCCAACGTCCTTGCCAACCGTTACGCCTCTCCGGAGATGACTGCCATTTGGTCTCCGGAGGACAAGATCATCATGGAGCGCAAGCTCTGGATCTCTGTGATGAAGGCCCAAGCCGACCTCGGGGTAGATGTCCCGGCCGAGGCTATCGAGGCCTATGAAAAGGTCATCGACAACGTAGACCTAGCTTCCATTGCCGAGCGCGAGAAGGTCACCCGCCACGACGTTAAGGCCCGCATTGAGGAATTCAACGCGCTGGCCGGCCAGGAGCACATCCACAAGGGCATGACCTCCCGCGACTTGACTGAGAATGTGGAGCAGCTGCAGATCTTTAGTTCCCTGCAGTTGGCCCGCGACAAGGCTGTCGCCGTGCTCGCGCGCATTGGCCGCCGTGCGGCGGAGAACCAGTCGCTGGTGATGGCCGGACGCTCGCACAATGTGGCTGCCCAGGCCACGACGCTGGGCAAGCGCTTCGCCTCCGCGGCCGATGAGCTGCTGGTGGGGCTCGAGCGCATTGAAGACCTGCTGAGCCGCTACCCGCTGCGTGGCATTAAGGGGCCGATGGGAACCAGCCAGGACATGCTGGACCTGGTGGGCGGCGACGAGTCCAAGCTGGCGACACTGGAAAGCACCATCGCCGAGAACCTGGGCTTCTCCCGCGTTTTCGACTCCGTCGGTCAGGTTTACCCGCGCAGCCTGGACATGGACGCGCTGAGCGCCCTGGCGCAGATCGGCGCCGCCCTGTCCTCGCTGTCGATGACGATTCGCCTGATGGCGGGCAACGAGACAGTCACGGAGGGCTTCAAGGAGGGGCAGGTCGGTTCCTCCGCCATGCCGCACAAGATGAATGCCCGCTCCTGCGAGCGCGTGGGTGGCATGCAGGTGCTGCTGCGCGGCTACCTGACCATGGCCACCGACCTGGCCGGTGCGCAGTGGAACGAGGGCGACGTGTTCTGCTCTGTGGTTCGTCGCGTTGCCCTTCCAGACGCCTTCTTCACCTTCGACGGTATGTGTGAGACCTTCCTGACCGTCCTGGACGAGTTCGGAGTCTTCCCGGCGATGATCGACCGCGAGCTCGAGCGCTACCTGCCGTTCCTGGCCACCACGCGCATCCTGATGGCAGCCGTGCGCGCCGGGGTAGGCCGCGAGACGGCCCACGAGTTGATCAAGGAGCACGCCGTGGCGGTGGCGCTGAACATGCGCGAGAACGGTGGCGACCAGGATCTGGTGCAGCGCCTCGCCGGAGACGACCGCTTCCCGCTGGACGAGTCGCAGCTGGAGGAGGCACTGGCGGACCGCCACGCGTTCATTGGCGCGGCCGAATCTCAGGTTTCCCGCGTGCTTGCGCGCATCGAGGAAGTTAAGAACCGCCACCCGGAGGCCGCAACGTACACCCCGGGCGAGATTCTGTAGCTGTGTACTGGCGCAGCTACCAGTGCTCTTTTAGCTGCGCAAACGCCGAAGTTTCGCACTGTTCCGGCCACAAATAGTCAAATGCCTGGCACAGGGCTACACTGTCTACTCATGCGTCCAGAACTGTGCGAGTACGAGCACCATTCCGCAGGTAAAGTGCGGGAGATCTACGAGGTCGACGAAGACAACCTGCTGATGGTTGTCAGTGACCGGATCAGTGCCTACGACTACGTCCTTGAAACCGAGATCCCAGACAAGGGCCGGGTGCTCACTGCCGTGAGCGCCTTTTTCTTTGACGAGATTGATTTCCCCAACCACCTTGCCGGCGCGTTGGATGACGAGCGGATCCCCGAGTACGTCCTCGGCCGCGCCATGTTGTGTAAGAAGCTGGATATGATCCCCTTCGAATGCGTGGCCCGTGGTTACCTAACCGGCTCTGGCCTGAAGGAGTACCAGGAGACCGGCAGCGTGTGCGGTGTGGAGCTGCCCGAGGGGCTGGTGGAGGCCTCCCGCCTGCCGGAGCCGATCTTCACCCCGGCCACCAAGGCCGAGCTGGGTGACCACGACGAGAATGTGAGCTTCGATGTGGTTGTCGAAGCTTTGGGGGAGGAGCGCGCCAACGAGCTGCGCGAGGCCACCCTCTCGATCTACAAGAAGGCCGCCGCCATCGCCGAGGAGCGTGGCCTGATCCTGGCCGATACCAAGTTCGAGTTCGGCCTGGACGCCGACGGCACCCTGGTGCTGGCCGATGAAGTGCTGACTCCGGACTCCTCCCGCTACTGGCCCGCCGAGGGCTACGAGGAGGGCAAGGTTCAGCCCAGCTTCGACAAGCAGTACGTGCGCAACTGGCTGACCGGCCCGAAGTCCGGCTGGGACAAGTCCGAGGGCACGCCCCCGCCGCCGCTGCCGGGTTCCGTGGTGGAGGCCACCCGTTCCCGCTACATTGAGGCCTACGAGAAGCTATCCGGCAAACGCTTCTCCGACTGGATCGGCCAGTGCGTCTAGGGGGGTGTCCCTATGTTTTTGTCAAGCGTTAGGCCGATGTTGACGAGAACAGTCTTGGGAGTAGGTTCTTAGGCGTGCCTAGGAGCCGACCAGCGTGTGCTGGTCGGCTCCGTCTTTGGGCTTTATGCGGCGACGGGGCGTGGCGGGATCTCGCGGAAGAACTCCTTGTTTTTCAGCATCGCGTAGATGACATTGCATCGGCGTCGTGCCAGGCAGATGACTGCTGCGTTGTGGCGTTTTCCTTCAGCGCGTTTGCGTTCGTAATACCGCCGTGACGGTTCGTGGCTGCGGATAACCGCGAATGCGGAGTAGAACAAGGCATTTTTCAGTCGTTTATTGCCTGACCGTGCTGGGAACTCACCTCTGATCGACGAACCTGATCGTCTAGTGACGGGCGCTATTCCAGCATAAGCAGCTAAGTGGCCAGCACTATCGAAGTCGGAGCCATCACCGATCGCAAGAAGGATCTGCGCTGCGGTCTTGATGCCGACTCCGGGCATACTCATCAAGACCTCACAAAGAGGGAAATCAGCGAGCATCTCTTCAACCTGTTCAGCGATGGTGTTTCGTTGCTCTTTGAGGGCCTTGATGTTTGCAGCCAGTTGAGGAATTACTAACTCGGCGGCATCGCTTCCAGGCACGGTGACTGATTGAGCTTTCAGTGCTGCAAAAATGTCGTCTACCAGCGGGGTGGGGTCTTTACGTGTGTGCTTGATCATCCAGTTCAACACTCGTTGGTATCCGGCTCTTTTTAGCCCCTGCGGTCCCTTGTAATGAATCAATAAATCCAGGATCGGCGTGCGAGTCAGGGTGCTACCAGCAAAAACTCGTTCCAGGCTGGGATAGATCTGGGTGAGGATACTGCGAAGTCGATTGACAGTGCGAGTGCAATCGCGGGCGATGTCATCATCGAAGCCGGACAGCATCTTTAGGGCGGAAAGTACCTCATCATTGCGGTCGACGGCACGTAGCGTGTGGGGCATTGTGCGGGCGGTGTCAGCGATGATGAATGCGTCGCGTTTGTCTGTTTTTGCACGCCCCGGATAGAGATCTGCAGCTTTGCGCATCGCAAGACCTGGCAGGTATCCGACTTCGCAACCGCAGTCCCGGGCTACAGCAATTGGTAGTGCGCCGATGGTGTTGGGTTGGTCGACGATCACGAGCACGGTGCCAAGCTCCTGAAGCTGGTGAAAAACGCCTGCTAGTTCGGATTCGAGTTGGGGCAACGGTTTGTCGAAGACCTTGTTGCCATCACGGTCTAGGGCGCAGGCGTGGTGTTCAGATTTGCCGACGTCTAGGCCGAGGAATATGTCGATGGAATGCTCCGGAGACATGATGAGCTCCTAGAAAACGAGATGGGTATGGCGTTGATCCAGTCGCTGGCGTCATGACCTTCGTTGCAAGCACCCACGTTACAAAGAGACCTAGTTTGAAACTGGCCGTGTCCCTATCAGCTGTCATCGAAAGTCCTGGCACCCGGCGGCAACACCCCCCGGATTATGGAAACTACAGGGCAAGTAAGCCATACCGGGACCAGCGACTATCCCCATTATCAGGGACACTCACAAGGTAACGGGTGTTCCTATATAGGTTGTCAACCTAGCGGGTGGAGAAATTGGGGGCGGATTCTCTCTGCGGGGTTGTTTGGTCGTGTTGTTTTCGGGCATGGCTGCTAGCCGACTGGGATTTTACCCGGTCGGCTATCTTTACTCTTAGTGTCTAGGCTGCTAGGTCTTCCTGTGATGGTGCGGGATCGTGGTAGTGCTCGTGGTTGCGCATCATGGCGTAGAGGACGTTGAGTCGTCTGCGGGCTAGTGCTACTACTGCGGCGTTGTGTCTTTTGCCTTCACGGCGCTTTCGTTCATAGAATTGCCGGGAACGCTCGTGGAATCTGATGGATGCAAAAGATGATTGCCATAGGGCGTTCTTTAATTTTTTATTGCCGGCTCGGTTCAGTGAGTTCGACATGATCGAGGTCCCGGACTGGTTTGTCCGAGGTGATAAGCCAGCGTAAGAGGCTAGGTGCCCAGCTGTCGGGAAGTCGGTCATGTCGCCCGCGGTCATGAGAATTTGTGCTGCCGTCTTTGGTCCGATTCCTGGCATGGATAGCAGGATTTGAGTGTGGGGGATGTCGTTGATGAGCTCGATGACTTCCTGCTCGATTTGTGTGCGGTGCTCGAGCTTTAAAAGCGCGTCCTTCGCCGACATTGCTACGCCCATTTCGGCATAGTGTGCACCAGCAATGGCAACTGTTTGCTCAGAGATGGCAGCGAAAATGGCATCGAGGACAGGTTCAGGATTGCGTGCC is a window encoding:
- a CDS encoding esterase/lipase family protein produces the protein MENDKAKDKANDNDAVDPELDLEELSEVDLPASTAVAENLKSPESLDGYDPANAGDVIGTDSDVRSWLSRLGSGMASGISSTGRFLWDIPGRMARPQLPQLRGAIPDPPLGARQVSPGYADDLWQARPTIDRPYPVILIHGTISSKNVWQNLVLRLRDDDFVVFSPDYGVHGTQDIPTSAQDIGAYIEQVLAATGAEAVDIVGHSQGGLLARYWINELGGEDYVHHLITLGAPHQGTTLMGMLGGMFTTDMSQRVAAATIRRVFGAAGMQQVIGSPLMETLAASPETRNHIRYTCYATRNDATVVPHENAFLGDRQPMIPSEHTSFQLEDGHSNDTGEAIITNYFLQDLGVSKCKHEELPTNPDVQDIVHLALLDGLEEGDTEA
- a CDS encoding HIT family protein; translated protein: MATVFTKILNGEIPGRIVYRDETAAAFLTIEPAAYGHTLVVPIEEVDRWTDLDAATWTHCNEVAQLVGKAIVEVFDAPRAGYLIAGFEVPHAHIHIFPASDMSGYSLQNVMRMDETDPEKMDEAAAKIRQALQAQGVDKAKIPSV
- the purD gene encoding phosphoribosylamine--glycine ligase; this encodes MRILVIGSGAREHALAYSLSLDPSVEQVHVSPGNAGMTAVATLHPDGDPVALAREIEADLVVIGPEIPLVAGVADELRAAGFAVFGPSAAAAQIEGSKAFAKDIMAKAQVRTADAVSVPVGSSDSFIDATLDKFGPTYVVKDDGLAGGKGVVVTADRAEALEHIHAVHAGGNPVLLESFLDGPEVSLFCLVDGETVVPLLPAQDFKRVGDNDEGPNTGGMGAYTPLPWLPEDGVQRIVTEVVEPVAKQMVAEGVPFNGLLYAGLAWGSEGPAVVEFNCRFGDPETQPVLRLLKTPLGGVLNAVATGTLDQLPPLEWEDGYALTVVLAAENYPASPVTGKPITGAEPGNESRGILAAGVAEQDGQLVSAGGRVLNVIGTGATLAEARKQAYETLQGIQLEGSHYRSDIALPAVEGRISI
- a CDS encoding TrkH family potassium uptake protein, whose protein sequence is MIAQPGERRQRSWQGFSPAQLVSVSFLLLILAGTALLLLPVSRSGPESPEFTTALFTATSATCLTGLTVVDTATYWSHFGQVIIMLLIQVGGLGIMTLATVVSYVLAGQMGVKGRLRAAAEQRGRDLGEIRTVILGTIGFSLGIELVIAVVLTLRFAFGYGYSFFPAVWEGVFHAISAFNNAGFGLRSDNLVPYVNDAGIILPIAAGIVIGGLGFPVLLELRARRRSKVKRPPSLTLIFTLAGTAILLVVGTVGFALMEWTGALRGLTPLSALQAAFFHSVSSRTAGFNSVDLTELHPSSLMLTDFLMFIGGGSGGTAGGVKVTTAAVLVAVLIAEVRGDEQLLVAGRRIPGRIVRQAMAVFMMAFLLVGGSIMALQLLLPQYDSQQITFETVSAFATVGLTTGITPELPDFARIWLVVLMYLGRIGPITVVAALAARTNQRLYSYPVERPFIG
- a CDS encoding potassium channel family protein, producing the protein MAKFLSRPTNPPVVIIGLGRFGMALGEELVQSGVEVLGIDVDEAVVTKAAPLLTHAVIAETTDQDALRQLGVQDAHRVVIGIGSDMGASLLTASAVMDLGVPNVWAKADNQQHAKILTQIGVHHVVRPERDTGRRVAHLIAGHVQEYIEFDRDFAMAKLAPPLHMHGRKVEETPQGIAIVAVRSADGHFSTPPAGYVIRSGDLVIAAGRIKDLDKFADS
- the purB gene encoding adenylosuccinate lyase produces the protein MPAKKNISNVLANRYASPEMTAIWSPEDKIIMERKLWISVMKAQADLGVDVPAEAIEAYEKVIDNVDLASIAEREKVTRHDVKARIEEFNALAGQEHIHKGMTSRDLTENVEQLQIFSSLQLARDKAVAVLARIGRRAAENQSLVMAGRSHNVAAQATTLGKRFASAADELLVGLERIEDLLSRYPLRGIKGPMGTSQDMLDLVGGDESKLATLESTIAENLGFSRVFDSVGQVYPRSLDMDALSALAQIGAALSSLSMTIRLMAGNETVTEGFKEGQVGSSAMPHKMNARSCERVGGMQVLLRGYLTMATDLAGAQWNEGDVFCSVVRRVALPDAFFTFDGMCETFLTVLDEFGVFPAMIDRELERYLPFLATTRILMAAVRAGVGRETAHELIKEHAVAVALNMRENGGDQDLVQRLAGDDRFPLDESQLEEALADRHAFIGAAESQVSRVLARIEEVKNRHPEAATYTPGEIL
- a CDS encoding phosphoribosylaminoimidazolesuccinocarboxamide synthase produces the protein MRPELCEYEHHSAGKVREIYEVDEDNLLMVVSDRISAYDYVLETEIPDKGRVLTAVSAFFFDEIDFPNHLAGALDDERIPEYVLGRAMLCKKLDMIPFECVARGYLTGSGLKEYQETGSVCGVELPEGLVEASRLPEPIFTPATKAELGDHDENVSFDVVVEALGEERANELREATLSIYKKAAAIAEERGLILADTKFEFGLDADGTLVLADEVLTPDSSRYWPAEGYEEGKVQPSFDKQYVRNWLTGPKSGWDKSEGTPPPPLPGSVVEATRSRYIEAYEKLSGKRFSDWIGQCV
- a CDS encoding IS110 family transposase codes for the protein MSPEHSIDIFLGLDVGKSEHHACALDRDGNKVFDKPLPQLESELAGVFHQLQELGTVLVIVDQPNTIGALPIAVARDCGCEVGYLPGLAMRKAADLYPGRAKTDKRDAFIIADTARTMPHTLRAVDRNDEVLSALKMLSGFDDDIARDCTRTVNRLRSILTQIYPSLERVFAGSTLTRTPILDLLIHYKGPQGLKRAGYQRVLNWMIKHTRKDPTPLVDDIFAALKAQSVTVPGSDAAELVIPQLAANIKALKEQRNTIAEQVEEMLADFPLCEVLMSMPGVGIKTAAQILLAIGDGSDFDSAGHLAAYAGIAPVTRRSGSSIRGEFPARSGNKRLKNALFYSAFAVIRSHEPSRRYYERKRAEGKRHNAAVICLARRRCNVIYAMLKNKEFFREIPPRPVAA